From the genome of Cedecea lapagei, one region includes:
- the pdxA gene encoding 4-hydroxythreonine-4-phosphate dehydrogenase PdxA, translating to MANIFRVTITPGEPAGIGPDLVVALAQRDWPVELVVCASPDLLLARASLLGLPLTLQPFRAEQPAKPQAAGTLTVLPVELQAPVVAGQLDVRNSAYVVETLARACDGCLSGEFAALITGPVHKGIINDAGIPFIGHTEFFEERSHSEKVVMMLATEELRVALATTHLPLKAISDAITPDLLRQIVTILYHDLQTKFGIPQPHILVCGLNPHAGEGGHMGTEEIDTIIPVLNEMRASGMNLSGPLPADTLFQPKYLESADAVLAMYHDQGLPVLKYQGFGRAVNITLGLPFIRTSVDHGTALELAGQGKADVGSFITALNLAIKMIVNSQ from the coding sequence ATGGCTAACATCTTTCGTGTGACCATCACTCCCGGCGAACCCGCCGGGATTGGTCCCGACCTGGTCGTCGCGTTAGCGCAACGCGACTGGCCCGTTGAACTGGTCGTCTGCGCTTCTCCCGATTTGTTACTCGCCAGAGCATCCCTGCTCGGCCTCCCCCTGACGCTACAGCCCTTCCGGGCAGAACAACCGGCAAAACCGCAGGCCGCTGGCACATTGACGGTGCTGCCGGTTGAGCTGCAGGCGCCGGTCGTTGCAGGGCAGCTGGATGTGCGTAACAGCGCCTATGTGGTTGAGACGCTGGCCCGCGCCTGCGATGGCTGCCTGAGCGGAGAATTTGCCGCCCTGATTACCGGCCCGGTACACAAAGGCATCATCAACGATGCTGGTATCCCGTTTATTGGCCATACCGAGTTCTTCGAAGAACGTTCACACAGCGAAAAAGTGGTTATGATGCTGGCGACGGAAGAGCTTCGCGTTGCGCTGGCCACGACCCATCTGCCGCTGAAGGCAATTTCTGACGCCATTACGCCGGATTTACTACGCCAGATTGTCACCATCCTGTATCATGACCTGCAGACCAAATTTGGTATCCCGCAGCCGCATATTCTGGTCTGTGGTCTCAATCCGCACGCCGGGGAAGGTGGCCACATGGGCACCGAAGAGATAGACACCATTATTCCGGTGCTAAATGAGATGCGCGCTTCAGGGATGAACCTTTCTGGCCCACTTCCGGCAGATACGCTATTCCAACCCAAATACCTCGAGAGTGCAGACGCCGTACTGGCGATGTATCACGATCAGGGGCTGCCCGTGTTGAAATACCAGGGCTTCGGCCGCGCGGTGAATATCACGCTGGGATTACCTTTTATCCGCACCTCGGTTGACCATGGCACGGCTCTTGAGCTGGCAGGCCAGGGAAAAGCCGACGTCGGCAGTTTTATTACGGCGCTTAACCTCGCCATTAAAATGATTGTTAATAGTCAATGA
- the rsmA gene encoding 16S rRNA (adenine(1518)-N(6)/adenine(1519)-N(6))-dimethyltransferase RsmA, which yields MNTRVHQGHLARKRFGQNFLNDQFVIDSIVSAINPQPGQAMVEIGPGLGALTEPVGERMDKMTVIELDRDLAARLQTHPFLAPKLTIYQQDAMTMDFGDLSQKIGQPLRVFGNLPYNISTPLMFHLFSYTDAIADMHFMLQKEVVNRLVAGPNSKAYGRLSVMAQYYCNVIPVLEVPPTAFTPAPKVDSAVVRLVPHATLPNPVKDLRVLSRITTEAFNKRRKTIRNSLGHLFSAEVLAELGVDATLRAENISVAQYCKLANYLADNPQQPSES from the coding sequence ATGAATACTCGAGTCCACCAGGGCCACCTTGCCCGCAAACGTTTTGGACAAAACTTCCTTAATGACCAGTTCGTTATCGACAGTATTGTTTCCGCCATTAACCCACAGCCAGGCCAGGCGATGGTCGAGATCGGTCCGGGCCTCGGCGCCTTAACCGAGCCTGTGGGCGAACGCATGGATAAAATGACCGTTATCGAACTGGACCGCGATCTCGCCGCCCGTTTGCAAACCCATCCGTTCCTTGCGCCCAAGCTGACCATCTATCAGCAGGATGCCATGACCATGGATTTCGGCGACCTTTCGCAGAAAATCGGCCAGCCGTTGCGCGTCTTCGGTAACCTGCCGTATAACATCTCTACGCCGCTGATGTTCCACCTCTTTAGCTATACTGATGCCATTGCAGACATGCATTTTATGCTGCAAAAAGAGGTGGTTAACCGCCTGGTCGCCGGGCCAAACAGTAAAGCATACGGCCGCCTGTCGGTAATGGCGCAGTACTACTGCAACGTCATTCCTGTGCTTGAAGTCCCGCCAACGGCGTTCACTCCGGCACCGAAGGTAGATTCAGCCGTTGTACGCCTGGTGCCACACGCTACCTTGCCAAATCCGGTAAAAGATCTGCGCGTGCTGAGCCGCATTACGACGGAAGCCTTCAACAAGCGTCGTAAAACCATCCGCAACAGCCTTGGCCACTTGTTCAGTGCCGAAGTGCTGGCGGAGCTGGGCGTCGATGCTACACTGCGTGCAGAAAACATTTCCGTTGCTCAGTACTGCAAGCTTGCAAACTATCTGGCTGATAACCCGCAGCAGCCGTCGGAGAGCTAA
- the apaG gene encoding Co2+/Mg2+ efflux protein ApaG: MLDSPRVCVQVQSCYIESQSSPEDERFVFAYTVTIRNLGRTPVQLLGRYWLITNGNGRETEVQGEGVVGEQPHIEPGSDYQYTSGAVIETPLGTMQGHYEMVDAQGETFKVEIPVFRLAIPTFIH; this comes from the coding sequence ATGCTTGATTCGCCCCGCGTATGTGTTCAGGTACAAAGCTGTTATATCGAGTCGCAGTCCTCGCCTGAGGATGAGCGTTTCGTCTTTGCGTACACCGTCACTATCCGCAACCTGGGGCGAACGCCGGTTCAGCTTCTTGGCCGTTACTGGTTAATCACCAACGGTAACGGTCGGGAAACCGAGGTTCAGGGCGAAGGTGTTGTCGGCGAGCAGCCGCACATTGAGCCGGGCAGCGACTACCAGTACACCAGCGGAGCGGTCATCGAAACGCCGCTCGGTACCATGCAGGGCCATTATGAAATGGTCGATGCGCAGGGAGAGACCTTTAAGGTCGAGATTCCCGTTTTCCGTCTGGCCATTCCAACCTTTATTCACTGA
- the apaH gene encoding bis(5'-nucleosyl)-tetraphosphatase (symmetrical) ApaH — protein sequence MSTYLIGDVHGCYDELIALLQQVNFNPEEDTLWLTGDLVARGPASLEVLRYVRSLGDSVRMVLGNHDLHLLAVFAGISRNKPKDRITPLLEAPDADELLNWLRRQPLIQVDEEKKLVMSHAGITPQWDLATAQACARDVEAVLSSDSYPLFLDAMYGDMPNNWSSDLSGLARLRFITNSLTRMRYCFPNGQLDMYCKDTPDKAPSPLKPWFAIPGPVTAEYSVAFGHWASLEGKGTPDGIYALDTGCCWGGDLTCLRWEDKSWFAQPSNRQQDNGESQAAVAS from the coding sequence ATGTCTACCTATCTGATTGGCGATGTTCACGGCTGCTACGATGAACTGATCGCGTTATTGCAGCAGGTTAATTTCAATCCTGAAGAAGATACGCTATGGCTGACGGGCGATCTGGTGGCCCGTGGGCCAGCCTCGCTGGAAGTCCTGCGCTATGTTCGCAGCCTCGGAGACAGCGTACGCATGGTGCTTGGCAACCATGACCTGCATCTGTTAGCCGTCTTTGCAGGCATCAGCCGCAACAAACCCAAAGATCGCATCACGCCGCTGCTGGAGGCGCCGGACGCAGACGAGCTGCTCAACTGGCTTCGCCGCCAGCCGCTTATTCAGGTGGATGAAGAGAAAAAGCTGGTTATGTCGCACGCGGGGATCACCCCGCAGTGGGATCTCGCTACCGCGCAGGCCTGCGCGCGTGACGTTGAAGCCGTTTTGTCGAGCGACAGCTACCCGCTCTTTCTGGACGCGATGTACGGTGATATGCCCAACAACTGGTCGAGCGATCTGTCGGGCCTGGCTCGTCTGCGCTTTATCACCAACTCGCTCACGCGCATGCGCTACTGCTTCCCTAATGGCCAACTGGATATGTACTGCAAGGATACGCCAGACAAGGCCCCTTCCCCGCTTAAGCCCTGGTTCGCGATCCCAGGCCCCGTTACCGCCGAATATTCCGTCGCCTTTGGTCACTGGGCATCGCTGGAAGGAAAAGGGACGCCGGATGGCATCTATGCGCTGGATACTGGATGCTGCTGGGGAGGGGATCTCACCTGCCTGCGCTGGGAAGATAAAAGCTGGTTCGCACAGCCTTCAAACCGCCAGCAGGATAACGGTGAAAGTCAGGCGGCCGTCGCCTCTTAA
- the folA gene encoding type 3 dihydrofolate reductase: MISLIAALAVDRVIGMENAMPWDLPGDLAWFKRNTLNKPVVMGRLTWESIGRPLPGRKNIVISSQAGSDDRVEWVKSVEEAIKACGDAEEIMVIGGGRVYEQFLPKAQRLYLTHIDAEVEGDTHFPDYDPDEWQSTFSEFHDADENNSHGYCFEILERR, from the coding sequence ATGATCAGTCTGATTGCTGCTTTAGCGGTAGATCGCGTTATCGGCATGGAAAACGCCATGCCATGGGATTTGCCTGGCGACCTGGCCTGGTTTAAGCGTAATACGCTAAACAAACCAGTCGTTATGGGACGCCTGACCTGGGAGTCTATTGGCCGCCCGCTGCCGGGACGTAAAAACATCGTCATCAGCAGCCAGGCCGGCAGTGACGATCGCGTTGAGTGGGTGAAATCGGTAGAAGAGGCGATCAAAGCCTGTGGCGATGCCGAAGAGATTATGGTGATTGGCGGAGGACGCGTATACGAGCAGTTCCTGCCGAAGGCGCAGCGTCTGTACCTGACCCATATTGATGCGGAAGTAGAAGGGGATACCCATTTCCCGGATTACGATCCGGATGAGTGGCAGTCAACCTTCAGCGAATTCCATGATGCCGACGAGAACAACTCGCACGGTTACTGCTTCGAAATCCTGGAACGTCGCTAG
- the kefC gene encoding glutathione-regulated potassium-efflux system protein KefC, which produces MDSHSLIQALIYLGSAALIVPIAMRLGLGSVLGYLIAGCIIGPWGLGLVTDAETILHFAEIGVVLMLFVIGLELDPQRLWTLRASVFGGGFLQMAACGLALGAFCIAMGLNWKIALLIGLTLALSSTAIAMQAMNERNLTVTPMGRRAFAVLLFQDIAAIPLVAMIPLLANSGGTMTFATFLLSALKVVAALALVVLLGRYVTRPVLRFVARSGLREVFSAVALFLVFGFGLLLEEAGLSMAMGAFLAGVLLASSEYRHALESDIEPFKGLLLGLFFIGVGMSIDFGTLLENPLRILILLVGFLVIKTLMLWLVAKPLKVPRRQRRWFAVLLGQGSEFAFVIFGASHMAHVLDDGWSKSLTLAVALSMAATPLLLVLLNRLEKTGSEQAGEADEIDEEQPRVIIAGFGRFGQIAGRLLLSSGVNVVILDHDPDHIETLRKFGTKVFYGDATRVDLLESAGAAGAEVLINAIDDPEANMQLTELAKENFPHLQILARARDINHYIRLRQAGVEMPERETFESSLKIGRRALEGLGVGKYEARERADHFRRFNLQMLEEMVPTDDKTAERADVFKRNSAMLTEVINEDRAHLHVIQQDGWQGTKEGLHSGKLSDEPPARPVE; this is translated from the coding sequence GTGGATAGCCATAGCTTAATTCAGGCGCTGATTTACCTTGGTTCAGCCGCGCTTATCGTTCCCATTGCCATGCGTCTCGGGCTGGGATCGGTCCTCGGCTACCTGATAGCCGGCTGTATTATCGGGCCCTGGGGATTGGGCCTGGTAACCGATGCCGAAACCATTCTGCATTTTGCAGAAATCGGCGTGGTGCTGATGCTCTTTGTCATCGGGCTGGAGCTTGATCCCCAGCGGCTATGGACGCTGCGTGCCTCGGTGTTTGGCGGCGGCTTTCTGCAGATGGCCGCCTGTGGGCTGGCGCTTGGCGCATTCTGTATCGCCATGGGGCTCAACTGGAAAATCGCCTTGCTTATCGGCCTGACGCTTGCGCTGTCCTCAACCGCGATTGCCATGCAGGCGATGAACGAACGCAACCTGACCGTCACGCCAATGGGGCGGCGTGCCTTTGCCGTACTGCTGTTCCAGGATATTGCGGCGATCCCTCTGGTGGCGATGATCCCGCTGCTGGCCAACAGCGGCGGCACGATGACCTTCGCGACCTTTTTACTTTCTGCCCTTAAGGTGGTTGCAGCGCTTGCGCTGGTCGTCCTGCTTGGGCGCTATGTCACTCGCCCCGTGCTGCGGTTTGTTGCGCGCTCCGGCCTGCGCGAAGTGTTCAGCGCCGTTGCGCTCTTCCTGGTCTTTGGTTTTGGCCTGCTGCTTGAAGAGGCCGGGCTGTCGATGGCGATGGGGGCGTTTCTTGCCGGTGTACTGTTAGCCAGCTCCGAATATCGCCATGCGCTGGAAAGCGATATCGAGCCGTTTAAAGGCCTGCTGCTTGGCCTGTTCTTTATCGGCGTCGGGATGTCTATCGACTTTGGCACCCTGCTCGAAAACCCGCTGCGTATTCTTATCCTGCTGGTCGGCTTCCTGGTGATTAAAACCTTGATGCTCTGGCTGGTTGCTAAGCCGCTGAAGGTGCCGCGCAGGCAGCGGCGTTGGTTTGCTGTACTGCTGGGCCAGGGCAGTGAGTTCGCCTTTGTTATCTTCGGCGCGTCGCATATGGCGCATGTGCTGGACGATGGCTGGTCGAAATCGCTGACCCTCGCCGTTGCGCTCTCAATGGCGGCGACGCCTCTGCTGCTGGTGCTGCTGAACCGGCTGGAGAAAACGGGAAGCGAGCAGGCCGGAGAGGCCGACGAGATTGATGAAGAGCAGCCTCGGGTCATTATTGCGGGCTTCGGGCGCTTTGGGCAGATTGCTGGCCGTTTGCTGCTGAGCAGCGGCGTGAATGTGGTCATTCTGGATCACGATCCAGACCATATTGAAACACTGCGAAAATTTGGCACCAAGGTGTTTTATGGCGATGCCACCCGCGTTGACCTGCTTGAATCCGCCGGCGCAGCGGGCGCTGAAGTGCTGATTAACGCCATCGACGATCCCGAAGCGAATATGCAGCTGACGGAACTGGCGAAGGAGAACTTCCCCCATCTGCAGATCCTTGCCCGGGCGCGCGATATAAATCACTACATTCGCCTGCGTCAGGCGGGAGTGGAGATGCCGGAGCGTGAAACGTTCGAAAGTTCGCTGAAGATTGGCCGACGTGCGCTGGAAGGGCTGGGCGTGGGGAAATATGAGGCGCGTGAAAGGGCCGATCACTTCCGCCGCTTTAACCTGCAGATGCTGGAAGAGATGGTGCCAACCGACGATAAGACCGCCGAACGAGCCGACGTCTTTAAGCGCAACAGCGCCATGCTGACGGAGGTGATCAATGAGGATCGTGCGCATCTGCATGTGATTCAGCAAGATGGGTGGCAGGGCACCAAAGAGGGACTCCACAGCGGTAAACTTTCTGACGAGCCTCCGGCCAGACCAGTAGAGTGA
- the kefF gene encoding glutathione-regulated potassium-efflux system oxidoreductase KefF: MILIIYAHPYPQHSHANRQMIERAKTLPGVEVRSLYELYPDFNIDIAAEQQALSRADLVIWQHPMQWYSTPPLMKLWIDKVLSHGWAYGKGGNALHGKDIIWAVTTGGSEKHFELGDHPGFEVLAQPLQATALYCGMNWLPSFAIHFTFVCDEFTLARQADDYKQRLIDWQEARRG, translated from the coding sequence ATGATTCTTATAATTTATGCGCACCCCTATCCCCAGCACTCGCACGCCAACCGGCAAATGATTGAGCGGGCGAAGACGTTACCGGGGGTAGAGGTTCGCTCCCTCTATGAACTTTATCCCGATTTCAATATTGATATTGCCGCTGAGCAGCAGGCGCTGAGCCGTGCCGATCTCGTTATCTGGCAGCATCCTATGCAGTGGTACAGCACGCCGCCGCTAATGAAATTATGGATAGACAAAGTTCTCTCGCACGGCTGGGCATACGGTAAGGGCGGCAATGCCCTGCACGGCAAAGACATTATCTGGGCGGTGACCACCGGCGGCAGCGAAAAACATTTCGAACTGGGGGATCACCCAGGCTTTGAAGTGCTTGCTCAACCTTTGCAGGCAACGGCGCTTTACTGCGGCATGAACTGGCTGCCGAGTTTCGCCATCCATTTCACCTTTGTTTGTGACGAATTCACGCTTGCCCGCCAGGCGGATGATTATAAGCAACGCTTAATTGACTGGCAGGAGGCTCGCCGTGGATAG
- a CDS encoding YgdI/YgdR family lipoprotein, whose amino-acid sequence MHKQTLLASLFAAATLLTVAGCSSNQAVKTSDGKTIVTDGKPQVDKDTGLVSYKNAETGKTEQINRDQVKEMSELDN is encoded by the coding sequence ATGCACAAACAGACTTTACTCGCTTCCCTTTTCGCTGCCGCTACGCTGTTGACCGTTGCAGGTTGCTCATCAAATCAGGCCGTTAAAACGAGCGATGGCAAAACGATTGTGACCGATGGCAAACCTCAGGTTGATAAAGATACCGGACTGGTCTCTTACAAAAATGCCGAAACGGGGAAAACCGAGCAGATCAATCGCGACCAGGTGAAAGAAATGAGCGAGCTGGATAACTAG